A window from Podospora bellae-mahoneyi strain CBS 112042 chromosome 1 map unlocalized CBS112042p_1, whole genome shotgun sequence encodes these proteins:
- a CDS encoding uncharacterized protein (EggNog:ENOG503PRDZ), producing the protein MCVNGKSLPTTPWGTTATATASESQQQVRNHPPALTRRPPSSPPRLSQSVMSIPTLKKTLDMLYHILSHTRYMVTGTAAMAIWGYVPPHVNYLPRHVSISCTDDDVPVIKSWAAASPHCVLIPSCPGMIGVGIEGKIRAVKIRTVTREMFERLVRVSPLGLNRVEQFRGWREGILRTGVWVVSLRGLLEDLCAGWGWCFRKENKTLEEEERLRRCGLGILWILRRMREDGGLGKEWDLRGGVAREEFWVPFTGVWWEGVGLMLALGLLREVASDERELRQTKVWTGNRWLYVTSVVPEQEGKGKGKEHHVSLSTVTSSVDSEDSEQVELPAVKLDTDLARYHPDSFRVRAGLRDGSVGMREYAALVAAQVGHEHGPQRNDPTPTCERSLPR; encoded by the exons ATGTGCGTT AACGGAAAGTCACTCCCCACCACGCCTTGGGGCACGACCGCGACAGCGACTGCCTCAGAATCTCAACAGCAGGTGAGAAACCACCCTCCAGCACTAACAAGAcgacccccctcctccccccctagACTTTCCCAGTCAGTCATGTCCATCCCCACCCTGAAGAAAACACTGGACATGCTATATCATATCCTCTCTCACACGCGGTACATGGTCACCGGGACGGCCGCGATGGCGATATGGGGTTACGTCCCCCCCCACGTAAACTACCTACCCCGACATGTCTCCATCTCTTGCACGGACGACGACGTGCCGGTTATCAAGTCGTGGGCGGCGGCCAGTCCGCATTGTGTCTTGATCCCTTCTTGTCCTGGCATGATCGGGGTAGGAATAGAGGGGAAGATTAGGGCGGTAAAGATCAGGACTGTGACTCGGGAGATGTTTGAGAGGCTGGTACGGGTGAGCCCGCTTGGGTTGAATAGAGTGGAACAGTTCAGAggttggagggaggggataCTGAGGACGGGGGTGTGGGTTGTtagtttgagggggttgttggaggattTGTGTgctgggtgggggtggtgttttcgcaaagaaaataaaacactggaggaggaggagaggttgaggcgGTGCGGGTTAGGGATTTTGTGGATTTTGCGACggatgagggaggatggagggttggggaaggagtgggatttgaggggggggg tTGCAAGGGAGGAGTTTTGGGTGCCGTTTAcgggggtttggtgggagggTGTCGGGTTGATGCtggcgttggggttgttgagggaggtggcctCTGATGAGCGGGAGTTGAGGCAGACAAAGGTCTGGACGGGGAACAGGTGGTTGTATGTTACCTCTGTTGTGCCCGAGCAAGAAGGTAAGGGCAAGGGTAAAGAGCACCACGTGAGTCTAAGTACCGTGACCTCGTCGGTTGATTCGGAGGACTCTGAGCAGGTTGAACTGCCCGCGGTGAAGCTTGACACTGATCTTGCACGATATCACCCTGATTCTTTCCGAGTTAGGGCTGGGTTGAGGGATGGGAGCGTGGGTATGAGGGAGTATGCTGCTCTTGTTGCTGCACAAGTAGGGCATGAGCATGGACCTCAACGAAATGACCCCACGCCAACATGTGAGCGTAGTCTCCCCCGATGA
- the RPN11 gene encoding multicatalytic endopeptidase (EggNog:ENOG503NV6C; BUSCO:EOG09263QB7; COG:O; MEROPS:MER0022005), whose translation MDRLRTMFAGPGMGMGAAPGTDNTNLIDNSETVYISSLALLKMLRHGRAGVPMEVMGLMLGEFVDDFTVRVVDVFAMPQSGTGVSVEAVDPVFQTKMMDMLRQTGRPESVVGWYHSHPGFGCWLSSVDINTQQSFEQLTPRAVAVVVDPIQSVKGKVVIDAFRLINPQSLIMGQEPRQSTSNLGHLNKPSIQALIHGLNRHYYSIGINYRKTALEENMLMNLHKQEWTEALQMEDFHCEGQRTKDRLERLVSLAEGYEKRVKEETELTKEQLKTRYVGKLDPKKHLEDVGQQLIEDNIVAVSRQMIDKEATMPKKDTPGANGKANGDEMDVEDEL comes from the exons ATGGATCGATTGAGAACCATGTTCGCTGGCCCTGGCATGGGCATGGGAGCTGCTCCTGGGACA GATAATACCAATCTCATCGATAACTCCGAGACCGTTTACATCTcgtccctcgccctcctcaaaatGCTTCGCCACGGCCGCGCCGGCGTCCCTATGGAAGTCATGGGTCTAATGCTGGGCGAGTTTGTCGATGATTTCACAGTTCGTGTCGTCGATGTGTTTGCGATGCCTCAGAGCGGTACTGGTGTTAGTGTGGAGGCTGTCGACCCCGTGTTCCAGACCAAGATGATGGACATGCTTCGGCAAACAGGAAG GCCCGAGTCGGTTGTCGGCTGGTACCATTCGCATCCCGGTTTCGGGTGCTGGCTCTCGTCTGTCGATATCAATACCCAGCAGAGTTTTGAGCAGCTGACCCCgcgtgctgttgctgtggtcgTCGATCCAATCCAGTCGGTCAAGGGCAAGGTCGTCATCGACGCCTTCCGTTTGATCAACCCACAGTCCCTTATCATGGGACAGGAACCCCGGCAAAGCACTTCCAATTTGGGCCATCTGAACAAGCCCTCTATTCAAGCGCTTATCCACGGCCTTAACCGCCACTACTACTCGATCGGCATCAACTACAGAAAGACGGCCCTCGAGGAGAATATGTTGATGAACCTACACAAGCAAGAGTGGACAGAGGCGCTTCAGATGGAGGACTTCCATTGCGAGGGTCAACGAACAAAGGATCGTCTCGAGCGCCTAGTCAGTCTTGCAGAGGGATACGAGAAGAGGGTCAAGGAAGAGACAGAGCTCACCAAGGAGCAGCTTAAGACGCGCTATGTCGGCAAGCTGGACCCCAAGAAGCATTTGGAAGATGTCGGACAACAGCTGATCGAGGACAACATCGTGGCGGTGTCAAGGCAGATGATCGACAAGGAGGCGACGATGCCAAAGAAGGACACTCCAGGTGCCAATGGCAAAGCGAATGGGGACGAAAtggatgtggaggatgaACTTTGA
- the RPD3 gene encoding histone deacetylase (EggNog:ENOG503NVD7; COG:B), whose translation MDPLTSALSNLREPRRRRGIGELPSSLVAVAHGLSAEHQLFPHTQNGGADFDSPTFLLSHGSERTYIKYEDDTRINLLNWPSHPGRAKLDWDSSRDPDPGFEPISFCPPLLSPIRFLPSSQEHEHHELDELCETKEPPPQHTFSSICFATMSNSNSTDPAGVERTRPLFEVVKNDKKRVAYFYDSDIGNYAYVTGHPMKPHRIRLAHSLVMNYNVYKFLEIYRAKPAVTSEMTQFHTDEYIEFLQKVTPDNMDSFMREQGKYNVGDDCPVFDGLFEFCGISAGGSMEGAARLNREKCDIAINWAGGLHHAKKSEASGFCYVNDIVLAILELLRFKKRVLYIDIDVHHGDGVEEAFYTTDRVMTVSFHKYGEYFPGTGELRDIGIGTGKHYAVNFPLRDGIDDVAYETIFEPVITNVMQYYQPEAVVLQCGGDSLSGDRLGCFNLSMRGHANCVNFVRGFNLPTLVLGGGGYTMRNVARTWAYETGRLVGVEMDRVLPFNEYYEYYGPDYELDVRNSNMENANSYEYLEKIKIQVIENLKRTAPVPSVQMQDVPRQSMGVSDDQDEEMDDLDEDENKDVRMTQRQWEKRVERQDEYEDSDDEDMAAANGVFKLNGRTRQETNFRKTKEDDTMEVDSGVATPAEQPVEITENDDTMIDEALAEIAAEAEAEAQVKEPAATETAPEAPTAAVDGDGDVDMGEVTESKAAETVIKTEDVEEPAPAKQDDSQSTAVVSPKKTTEVAAQPSRTSKSPEPAVAADKQTESVPEASEVLPPTTTQDNTTNS comes from the exons ATGGATCCGCTAACCTCAGCCTTGTCGAATCTGCGGGagccacggcggcggcgtggAATTGGTGAATTGCCTTCCTCGCTGGTCGCGGTAGCTCATGGCCTTTCCGCAGAACATCAACTTTTCCCCCACACACAAAACGGCGGCGCTGACTTTGATTCTCCTACCTTTTTGTTGAGCCACGGCAGCGAAAGAACCTACATCAAATACGAAGACGATACTCGCATCAATCTTCTCAACTGGCCCTCTCACCCTGGCCGCGCGAAACTTGACTGGGACTCGAGCCGCGACCCAGATCCCGGCTTCGAACCCATTTCTTTCTGCCCACCGCTGCTGAGCCCGATCCGGTTTTTGCCTTCTTCACAAGAACACGAGCATCACGAACTTGACGAGCTTTGCGAAACGAAGGAACCCCCCCCGCAACACACATTCTCATCCATTTGCTTTGCAACAATGTCGAATTCCAACTCGACCGACCCAGCGGGTGTCGAGAGGACCAGGCCCCTCTtcgaggtggtcaagaatgACAAGAAAAGGGTTGCTTACTTCTACGACTCCGACATTGGCAACTATGCCTACGTTACAGGCCACCCCATGAAACCGCACCGGATACGTTTGGCGCACTCTTTGGTGATGAACTACAACGTCTACAAGTTTCTCGAGATTTAC CGTGCGAAACCAGCTGTTACGAGCGAGATGACACAATTCCACACAGACGAGTATATCGAGTTTCTGCAAAAAGTTACTCCCGACAACATGGACTCCTTTATGAGAGAACAAGGCAAATACAATGTCGGGGACGATTGTCCAGTATTCGATGGACTCTTTGAGTTTTGCGGCATCAGCGCTGGCGGTTCCATGGAAGGCGCGGCAAGGTTGAACAGAGAAAAGTGCGACATCGCAATCAACTGGGCGGGTGGCCTGCATCACGCGAAAAAAAGCGAGGCTAGCGGCTTCTGCTATGTCAATG ATATCGTGCTTGCGATCCTCGAGCTGCTCCGGTTCAAAAAGCGTGTTCTGTACATCGACATCGACGTTCACCATGGTGACGGTGTCGAGGAGGCCTTCTACACCACTGACCGTGTCATGACGGTTTCATTCCACAAGTACGGAGAATACTTTCCTGGTACTGGCGAGCTTAGGGACATTGGAATTGGTACCGGCAAGCATTACGCCGTTAATTTCCCTCTTCGCGACGGCATCGACGACGTCGCGTATGAAACCATCTTTGAGCCCGTAATCACGAACGTGATGCAATATTACCAACCTGAGGCTGTGGTCCTTCAGTGCGGCGGAGACTCTCTCTCTGGTGATCGTCTCGGCTGCTTCAACCTCAGTATGCGCGGACATGCGAACTGCGTCAACTTTGTTCGCGGCTTCAACTTGCCAACTCTGGTTCTCGGAGGCGGTGGGTACACCATGCGCAACGTCGCCCGCACATGGGCTTACGAGACGGGCCGCTTAGTCGGCGTTGAGATGGATCGAGTACTGCCATTTAATGAATATTACGAG TACTACGGTCCGGATTACGAGTTGGATGTGCGAAATTCCAATATGGAAAACGCAAACAGCTACGAATACctggagaagatcaagattCAGGTCATCGAGAATCTAAAACGCACAGCCCCTGTCCCTTCCGTCCAGATGCAGGATGTACCGCGCCAGTCAATGGGTGTCTCTGATGACCaagacgaggagatggatgacctggatgaagatgagaaCAAGGACGTCCGCATGACCCAGCGGCAGTGGGAGAAGCGTGTTGAGCGCCAAGATGAGTACGAAGACTCggacgatgaggatatgGCAGCTGCCAACGGAGTCTTCAAGCTCAATGGGAGGACCCGACAAGAGACCAACTTCCGCAAAACCAAGGAAGACGACACCATGGAGGTCGACAGTGGAGTCGCCACACCCGCTGAGCAGCCAGTTGAGATTACCGAAAACGATGATACTATGATCGACGAGGCCCTCGCCGAAATCGCAGCGGAAGCGGAAGCGGAAGCACAAGTCAAGGAGCCTGCTGCTACTGAGACAGCACCTGAGGCTCCAACAGCAGCGGTTGACGGCGACGGTGACGTGGATATGGGAGAGGTTACAGAAAGCAAGGCGGCCGAAACAGTGATCAAGACCGAAGATGTCGAAGAGCCTGCACCTGCCAAGCAGGACGACAGCCAGTCTACGGCTGTGGTATCGCCAAAGAAGACCACGGAGGTGGCAGCTCAGCCATCACGCACATCCAAGTCGCCAGAGCCAGCTGTTGCCGCCGACAAACAAACCGAGAGCGTGCCGGAGGCCAGCGAGGTGTTGCCACCGACAACCACTCAGGACAATACGACCAATAGTTAG
- a CDS encoding uncharacterized protein (EggNog:ENOG503NXV9; MEROPS:MER0000440; COG:S), which translates to MTMGVKASGAFRGYPWSTHWALSVSRTLLPRHQHLRGFLTGACMAGLVLGLVVLLQLHGSFIDFLWPFWKSNTNGSDGKPTEPPPAFRWADITPSPTLTWHQCYSPDHDCARLDVPMDWQSPSDSARVVLAIIRLRAVATSASKNKTDYRGPVFFNPGGPGGSGIWSMLDHGRELQAILGKEQYDLVSFDPRGVGNSVPRIECWSQQQDRGVWNLQNSVLGTVDAHPGVVYDAYARAQAFSQVCENNPDLAGEDGILRHSSTVYHARDMLEILEQMGEEKLKYWGFSYGTVLGGTFAALWPHRIERMVNDGNVDYVEWYQGGYINFLHDTDAVMEAFFTHCHRVGPLRCPFYSPTPSQTKSRLFSLLTSLRESPILVTPPPSNLSFSQQPPEIITYSRILHLLSTALYQPHLRFPLIAPVLSALESRNGLPYLAYTSPANNTSPSTPLCLSESLPPSTPLPSPSEGTPDAFPAIMCSDASHHPLTPSEFAAYALILQNISYSAGAVQSEFRLSCIGRTVRPKWELSPDFSWSQGVKTAFPILFVNNDADNVTPLVSARNNSRAFPGSRVLVQEEGYGHTSLAAGSRCTAEWVRRYFQRGEMPDGKEGCKSDRRLFDEEEEMMGQEDELGVTVRRLRKKVRIRPFYRG; encoded by the exons atgacgatgggcGTTAAAGCTTCAGGGGCTTTCAGGGGCTACCCTTGGAGCACCCACTGGGCCTTATCGGTATCGCGAACACTACTCCCACGGCATCAACACCTGCGCGGCTTCCTGACGGGTGCCTGCATGGCGGGCTTGGTACTGGGGCTTGTTGTGTTGCTACAACTACATGGCTCGTTTATTGATTTCTTGTGGCCGTTTTGGAagagcaacaccaacggcagcGATGGAAAGCCTACTGAACCGCCGCCTGCTTTCCGCTGGGCTGATATCACACCAAGTCCAACTCTGACTTGGCATCAGTGTTACTCTCCCGACCATGACTGTGCGCGTCTGGATGTGCCGATGGACTGGCAGTCTCCGTCGGACTCGGCCAGAGTTGTGCTTGCTATCATCAGACTTCGCGCAGTAGCAACGTCCGCGTCAAAGAATAAGACGGATTATCGAGGGCCGGTGTTCTTCAACCCTGGGGGGCCGGGGGGATCGGGCATTTGGTCAATGCTGGATCATGGCAGAGAGCTGCAAGCTATACTGGGCAAGGAACAGTACGATCTTGTTTCGTTCGATCCTAGAGGGGTGGGGAACTCTGTCCCCAGGATCGAATGCTGGAGTCAGCAGCAGGATAGAGGGGTGTGGAATCTGCAGAACAGTGTGCTCGGGACGGTGGATGCTCATCCGGGGGTGGTGTATGATGCGTATGCTCGCGCGCAGGCTTTCAGTCAAGTTTGTGAGAACAATCCTGACTTGgcaggggaggatgggatcCTCAGGCACAGCAGCACCGTGTATCATGCCCGGGACATGCTCGAGATACTGGAacagatgggggaggagaagctcaagtACTGGGGGTTTAGCTACGGAACCGTTCTCGGCGGTACCTTTGCCGCCCTGTGGCCTCACAGAATAGAAAGAATGGTCAACGACG GCAACGTCGACTACGTCGAATGGTACCAAGGAGGCTACATCAACTTTCTCCACGACACCGACGCAGTAATGGaagccttcttcacccactGCCACCGCGTCGGCCCCCTCCGCTGCCCCTTTtactcccccaccccctcccaaacaaaATCCCggctcttctccctcctcacctccctccgcgAATCCCCCATCCTGGTCACCCCCCCGCCTTCCAACCTCAGCTTttcccaacaacccccgGAGATAATAACCTACTCCAgaatcctccatctcctctccaCAGCCCTCTACCAACCCCACCTCCGCTTCCCCCTCATCGCCCCcgtcctctccgccctcgaGTCCCGCAACGGCCTCCCCTACCTCGCCTAcacctccccagccaacaacacctccccctccaccccgtTATGCCTTTCCGagtccctccccccatccaccccgctcccctccccaagcGAAGGAACACCAGACGCCTTCCCAGCAATAATGTGCTCCGAcgcctcccaccaccctctaACCCCTTCCGAATTCGCGGCGTacgccctcatcctccaaaacATCTCCTACTCCGCCGGCGCGGTCCAGTCTGAATTCCGGCTTTCCTGCATCGGGAGGACGGTCCGGCCAAAGTGGGAGCTCTCCCCGGACTTTAGCTGGTCGCAGGGTGTCAAAACGGCGTTTCCGATACTGTTTGTCAATAACGATGCTGATAATGTTACGCCTTTGGTCTCGGCGAGGAATAACTCGCGGGCTTTCCCCGGGTCGAGGGTGCTGGTTCAAGAGGAGGGGTATGGGCATACTAGTCTTGCGGCGGGGAGTAGGTGTACTGCTgagtgggtgaggaggtatTTTCAGCGGGGGGAGATGCCGGACGGAAAGGAGGGGTGTAAGAGTGATAGGAGGCTtttcgacgaggaggaggaaatgaTGGGCCAGGAGGATGAGCTAGGTGtgacggtgaggaggttgagaaagAAGGTCAGGATTAGGCCGTTTTACCGGGGCTga
- a CDS encoding uncharacterized protein (EggNog:ENOG503NWBX; COG:S) has product MSAPRPPEDPTKPGDDSQENPQSPPPEQPANNTQSSSNKGKEKKKVGFTSEITAGPSHSGYYYGTPTPTDQETEARDYFSLSPSPSPSPTDGHNANRDSVNREQLAAALAEILKPEHLSGPVPPSKPRPVLRKSTPLLAVPESPATQHQSEIEAKNRADRLAYSVGTGSAPPSGRSSAELTELEEEASRDREGLLGSSDTAQTHDFALPANDDSLRYRRNAHQEADRLIRTHTRRKSPLMHSFTPRSGTATPVDHDVEYIPRPDKYKGGILGTLLKLYGTDEKNGLASASTSTADLLIPSLPSTPSRTPNRTPSSTPPTSRPTTPDPDKGRRSKKRQSTSTLAGLMESSFMIAAPGTNKDIQNAVSEKIKLEKERYKKTAKSKKKVDEYKIKIHIAEIINRHRYLIKLCNALMIYGAPTHRLEAYMAMSARVLGIEGQFLYLPGIMLISFDDSQTHTTEVKIIKASQGLDFGRLRDVHEIYKEVVHDRIGVDEATTRLDEVNKRNEKFPIWFRILLSGVASAAVAPFGFEGRYIDLPICFILGCVVGFLQLYLAPSNELYANVFEITAAILTSCLARAFGSIRGGTLFCFSSLAQASIALILPGYMILCASLELQNHQMISGSVRMVYALIYTLFLGYGITIGSVIYGYMDENASSAIHCSVGEEWYLQRPSPDYYVLFVIPFTLCLCAINQAKWKQTPVQVIISVAGYLVNNYSSRFFKGNSVVSSSLGALTIGVLANLYSRLGRYFENYMLDVWERTIQPRWSRFRRRVKRGPYPSPYYQSSTAMDSDESDPKAAAEREKERDLENGPPTLSTEGITAGITKHARKVGYGLAAAAMLPAIFVQVPGGLAVNGSLLSGVASANQIVRNETILANGTVVNGTFTTTEEVADLNSTAFNVLFSVIQVAINISVGLSLSALLVYPFGKRRSGLFSF; this is encoded by the exons ATGTCGGCACCACGCCCACCCGAAGATCCCACAAAGCCGGGTGACGACAGCCAGGAGAATCCGCAGTCACCACCTCCTGAGCAACccgccaacaacacacagtcatcatccaacaagggaaaggagaagaagaaggtgggaTTTACAAGCGAGATCACGGCTGGTCCATCTCACTCTGGGTACTATTACGGAACCCCTACCCCCACCGATCAAGAAACAGAGGCTCGGGATTACTTCTCCCTTTCACCCTCACCGAGTCCAAGCCCGACCGATGGCCACAATGCCAATCGAGACTCTGTTAACAGGGAGCAGCTCGCTGCCGCCCTGGCTGAGATCTTGAAGCCCGAGCACCTGAGTGGTCCAGTACCCCCGAGCAAGCCCCGCCCGGTCCTCCGGAAGTCGACCCCACTTCTGGCCGTTCCCGAATCACCCGCTACACAGCATCAGTCCGAGATCGAAGCCAAGAACCGGGCTGATCGGCTTGCTTATTCGGTGGGCACCGGTTCAGCCCCGCCGTCTGGAAGAAGCTCTGCTGAACTTACCgagttggaagaggaggcttCTCGAGATCGTGAGGGCCTATTGGGGAGTTCGGACACTGCACAGACGCATGACTTCGCTTTGCCTGCCAATGACGACTCCCTCAGGTATCGAAGAAACGCCCATCAAGAGGCGGACAGGCTTATTCGCACCCACACCCGGCGCAAAAGCCCACTCATGCACTCATTCACTCCACGGTCAGGGACAGCAACCCCTGTTGATCACGATGTTGAGTACATCCCCCGCCCGGACAAGTACAAGGGTGGCATCTTGGGAACGCTTCTTAAGCTGTACGGCACAGATGAGAAAAATGGCTTGGCCTCGGCGTCGACGTCGACCGCCGACCTCCTAatccccagcctccccagCACACCCAGTCGAACTCCAAACCGCACGCCTTCTAGCACTCCGCCTACGTCTCGGCCTACGACTCCCGATCCCGACAAGGGGCGCCGATCCAAGAAGAGACAGTCTACCAGCACTCTGGCTGGGCTGATGGAGTCCTCTTTCATGATTGCCGCCCCCGGAACCAACAAGGACATCCAAAATGCCGTCTCAGAGAAGATCAAGTTGGAGAAAGAACGGTACAAGAAGACGGCaaagtcgaagaagaaggtcgaCGAATACAAGATCAAGATCCACATCGCCGAAATCATCAATCGACATCGCTACCTGATCAAGCTCTGCAACGCCTTGATGATCTATGGCGCGCCAACCCATCGTCTCGAGGCTTACATGGCCATGTCTGCTCGCGTTCTTGGCATTGAAGGCCAGTTTCTGTATCTGCCTGGCATCATGTTGATTTCTTTCGACGACAGTCAGACGCACACTACCGAGGTCAAGATCATCAAGGCTAGTCAGGGCTTGGACTTTGGTCGCCTGCGCGATGTCCACGAGATCTACAAGGAGGTTGTCCATGATCGAATCGGAGTCGATGAGGCTACTACCCGACTCGACGAGGTGAACAAGCGTAACGAGAAGTTCCCCATCTGGTTCCGGATCCTGCTCTCTGGGGTAGCGTCAGCAGCAGTGGCTCCTTTCGGTTTTGAGGGCCGGTACATCGACTTGCCCATCTGCTTCATCCTCGGCTGCGTGGTTGGTTTCCTCCAGCTCTACCTGGCGCCATCCAATGAGCTCTATGCCAATGTCTTCGAAATCACGGCAGCTATTCTGACTTCGTGCTTGGCTCGAGCCTTTGGTTCGATCAGAGGTGGAACgctcttctgcttctcctcccttgCCCAGGCCTCGATTGCTCTGATTCTCCCTGGTTACATGATCCTCTGCGCAAGTCTGGAgctccaaaaccaccagaTGATCTCGGGTTCTGTTCGAATGGTGTATGCACTCATCTACACGCTCTTCCTAGGCTACGGTATAACCATAGGGTCCGTTATCTATGGCTACATGGACGAGAATGCCTCGAGCGCCATTCATTGCTCAGTTGGCGAGGAGTGGTACCTCCAGCGACCGTCGCCCGATTATTACGTTTTGTTTGTCATTCCGTTCACGCTTTGCCTGTGTGCGATCAATCAAGCGAAGTGGAAGCAAACACCTG TCCAAGTGATCATCTCGGTCGCCGGTTACCTCGTCAACAATTACTCTTCCCGCTTCTTCAAAGGCAATTCGGTTGTTTCCAGTTCGCTCGGTGCTCTGACCATTGGtgtcctcgccaaccttTACTCTCGCCTTGGACGATACTTTGAGAACTACATGCTCGATGTCTGGGAGAGGACGATCCAACCACGCTGGAGCCGCTTTCGGAGACGTGTCAAGAGAGGACCTTATCCGTCCCCGTATTACCAGTCATCGACAGCTATGGATTCAGATGAGTCTGATCCCAAAGCCGCTGCAGAGCGAGAGAAGGAGCGAGACCTCGAAAACGGACCCCCGACTTTGTCCACCGAGGGCATCACAGCCGGTATTACCAAGCATGCTCGCAAAGTTGGGTACGGTCTTGCCGCGGCGGCCATGTTGCCTGCCATCTTTGTCCAAGTGCCCGGAGGCCTGGCCGTGAACGGGTCTTTGTTGAGCGGCGTTGCTAGCGCCAACCAGATTGTTCGTAATGAGACAATTTTGGCGAACGGGACTGTTGTCAACGGGACGTTTACGACAACGGAAGAGGTGGCGGATTTGAACAGCACTGCTTTCAACGTGCTATTCAGCGTTATTCAGGTTGCGATCAACATCTCTGTAGGGTTGAGTTTGAGTGCGTTGCTGGTTTATCCTTTCGGAAAGCGGAGAAGTGGATTGTTCAGTTTCTAA